In Brachybacterium saurashtrense, the genomic stretch CTGTTCCCGATCATGGAGCTGGGCACCAGCGCCAAGATGCTCTCGGTGGTGCCGCTGATGAACGGCGGCGGCCTGTTCGAGACGGGCGCGGGCGGCTCCGCCCCGAAGCACGTCCAGCAGCTCATCGAGGAGGACTACCTGCGCTGGGACTCCCTCGGCGAGTTCCTGGCGCTGGCCGAGTCGCTGCGCCACCTGGCGCGCACCGCGGACAACGCCCGCGCCGCCGTGCTCGCCGACGCGCTGGACCGCGCCACCGAGACCCTGCTCAACGAGGGGAAGTCCCCGCAGCGCAAGCTGGGCTCGATCGACAACCGCGGCAGCCACTTCTACCTCGCGATGTACTGGGCGCAGGAGCTCGCCGCGCAGAGCGAGGACGCGGAGCTGGCCACCGCCTTCGGCCCCATCGCGAAGGAGCTCACGGACGGCGAGCAGACCATCGCCGAGGAGCTGCTCGCCGTACAGGGCAAGCCGGCCGACATCGGCGGCTACTACCGCCCCGATACGGCCAAGGCCGCCGCGGTGATGCGCCCCTCGGCGACCTTCAACCGCATCCTCGAGGAGATCTCCGCGGCGCTGTGACCCGCTGAGCTCTGCTCGACGCCGGCCCGATCGCTCCTGCGCGGTCGGGCCGGCGTCCCGCGTCCGCCACCGCCTCGCCGCCCCGCCCCTCGACCCGGAGGTCTCCCGTGCCCGTCATCCCCTCCCCCGTCGACGGCGTCGACCTGCGCTACGACGTCTCCGGGGACGGCCCGCCGCTGGTGCTGCTGCACGGCTCCGTGCTCTCCCGCGCGATCTGGCGCGGGCTCGGATACCTCGCCCCGCTCGCCGCCGAGCAGACCGTGCTGCGCCTGGACCTGCGCGGGCACGGCCTCTCGGGCACGCCCCACGACCCCGCCGCGTACACGCAGGAGGTGTTCGTCGAGGACCTGCTCGCGGTCCTCGACGCCGAGGGGATCGGGCGGGCCGCGCTGCTGGGCTACTCCCTCGGGGCACGGATCGCGCTGAGCACCGCGCTGGCCCACCCCGACCGCGTGTCCCGCCTGGTGAGCCTGGGCGGCTCCGCCTCCGCCCAGCGGGGCGCGGTGGACGCGGTGTTCTTCCCCGGCGTGATCGAGGCCGTGCGGGACGGGGGCATGGAGGCGTTCTGCGCCGGGCAGGGGCTCAGCCCCGGGGTCGACGGCCGTCGAGCGCGCGCCACCCGCACCGCCTTCCTCGCCGCGGACCCCCTCGCGATCGCGGCGCTGCTGGCCGCGACCGACGCCACCGACGCCGTGCCGGATCACGCGCTCGCCGACTGCTCCGTGCCCGCGCTGTGGATGGCCGGGAGCGAGGACCATCCCCGCCACGAGGAGTCCCGCCGCGCCGCCGCACTCATGCCGGACGCGGAGTTCGTCTCGCTGCCCGGCCGGGACCACGGCGGCACCCTTGCCACGGCCGACGAGGTGCTCGCGCACGTGCTCCCGTTCCTGCGCTGAGACCTCGCTCCCCGCGCTCCGTCCCGGCGGGCCGTCGCCCGTCCGCTCCCCTCGGGCCGTGCCGCCCGCCCCTCCGGTGAGCTCAGAGCACCTGGCGCACCAGGGCGATCAGCGCGACCGCCACGATGATCCCACGCAGCAGCCACTCCGGCATCCGCTTGGCCAGGTGCGCCCCGAAGTAGCCGCCCAGCAGCGCGCCCACCGCGATCGCGGCGGTGGCGAGCCACACCACCTCCACCCCCAGCACCAGGTGCGCGACGAGGTAGACGAGGGCGGCGGCGAGGTTCACCACCAGGCTCAGCAGGTTCTTGATGCTGTTGACCGATCCCATCGCGCGGCCGGTGAAGGTGCCCAGCACGCCCAGGTACAGCACTCCCTGGGCAGCGGTGAAGTACCCGCCGTACACGGAGGCCCCGCCCATCGCGGCCACGAGCGCCGGTGAGCGGTACGGGCTGCGCTCCGGTGCGGAGGCACCGCTGCCCCGCCGGCGGGCAGCACGCCGCTCGCTGCGGGCGCGCAGCGCCGCCGTGAGCCGCTTCTGGAACAGCACCATCGCCAGCGCCACCACGATGAGGATCGGCACCACCACGTCGAGCGCCGCGACCGGGGAGGCCAACAGCAGCAGCGCGCCGGCCGTGGCGCACACCGCGGTGACCAGCACCAGCGGTCCCAGGTTCCCGCGCTCCCGGGCGATCTCGCGGCGGTACCCGTAGGTGGAGCCGAGGGTGGAGAACAGGATCCCGATCGTGTTGGTGCGCACCGCGGTGCCGGGCGGGATGCCCAGGGCGAGCAGCACCGGCAGGGTGAGCAGGGACCCGGAGCCCACCGCGGCGTTGATGGCGCCGGCCAGGGTGCCCAGGGCGAGCAGGACGAGCAGCGAGAGGGGTTCCACGACCGTCGACCCTATCGGCGATCCGCGCCGGCTCGGGGCGCGGGTCGCGGTGCGGTCGGCTCAGCTCAGCGCCCGTGCTCCTCCAGCACGTCGCGCAGCACCTGGGCGTGGTTGTGCGCGGTGTCCTTCGCGGCGTAGAGGAGCACGAGGGTGCTCGCGCCCGCCTGCCGCGTGCGCTCCAGCAGCTCGCCGGCGGCATCGCCGGTCTCGAGCTCCTGCCGGTAGCGCGCGGCGAACTCCTCGAAGTCCAGCTCGCCGTGGTGGAAGGCGGTGCGCAGCGCCGTGCTGGGGGTGACGTCCTTGTCCCACTCGTCGTGGGCGAGGCGCTCCTTCTTCACCCCGCGCGGCCACAGCCTGTCCACCAGCACCCGGCGCTCCCCCGGGGCGGGGCCGTGCTCGTCCAGCACATCGTGCACGCGCTCGAGGCGGATCGTGAGGGGGGGGGCGGTCATCGTGGTCCTTCCGTGGCGGGGTGCTCCCGGGGCCGGGAGCAACAGGGCCCGGCGCCCGCCGTGAGGCGTGCACCGGGCCCTGGGGAGGCAGGAGCGGCTCAGGCGAGGACGGCCCGGGCGGCCTCGTAGTCGGGCTCCTCGGAGACCTCGGCGACCTGCTCGGTGTACACCACGGAGCCGTCGGCGTCGGTGATCACCACGGCGCGGGAGAGCAGACCGGCCAGCGGGCCGTCCGCCATGGTCACGCCGAAGTCCTCGCCGAAGGAGGAGCGGAAGGCGGAGCCGGTGACGACGTTCTCGATGCCCTCGGCGCCGCAAAAGCGGGCCTGCGCGAAGGGCAGGTCCTTCGAGACGCAGACGACGACGGTGTTCTCGAGGCCGGCGGCGAGCTCGTTGAACTTCCGCACGCTCATCGCGCAGGTGCCGGTGTCCAGCGAGGGGAAGATGTTCAGCACCACGCGCTTGCCGGCGAGGTCCGCGCTGGTGACGGCGCCGAGGTCCTGGCCGACGAGCTCGAAGGCCGGGAGGGCGGTGCCGGTCGCGGGCAGCTCGCCGACGGTGGTGACGGGGGCGTTCTTGAAGGTGATGGAAGCCATGCCCCCATCATCGACGCGGGATCGCGCTGACACAAGCCACGCTCGCCGAGGCGCTCACTCCATCGTCGCGCGCAGTCGCCCGACCTGCTCGTCGATGTCGAAGTCCGCCGCAGGCCACTGCGGGTCGATCTCTCGCAGCGCGTCGATCAGCAGCTGCTGCACGGCGATCCGCGCGTACCACTTGCGGTCGGCGGGAACCACGTGCCACGGCGCTCCGACGGTGGAGGTGGCGCGCAGCGCGCGGGTGTAGGCGTCCATGTAGTCGTCCCAGTGCTCACGCTCGTCGACGTCGCCCGGGTTGTACTTCCAGTGCTTGTCGGGGCGTTCGAGCCGCTCCATGAGCCGCTCGCCCTGCTCCTCGTGGGAGACGTGGAGCATGACCTTCACGACCGTCGTCCCCGCGGCGGCGAGCTCCCGCTCGAAGGCGTTGATCGCCGTGTACCGGGCGCGGATCTCCTTCGCGTCGGCCCAGCCGTGGACGCGGTGGATCAGCACGTCCTCGTACTGGGAGCGGTCGAACACGCCGATCGTCCCCGGGGCGGGGGCGTGCGGGCGGATCCGCCACAGGAAGTCGTGCTCCTTCTCCTCCGCGGTGGGCGCCTTGAACGCGGTGATCTCCACCCCCTGCGGATCCACGCTGCCCACCACGTGGCGCATGATCCCGCCCTTGCCGGAGGTGTCCATGCCCTGCACGATCAGCAGCACGGAGCGGCCGTCCGCCGCGCCGTGGTGGGCGGCGTAGAGCCGCTCCTGGAGTTCGTCGAGTTCCGCATCCCGAGCGAGCAGGAACTCCCGTCCCTCCGCCTTCTTCCCGGAGAAGCCGGGAGTGGCGCGCGGGTCGAAGTCCCGCACGTCACCCTTCCAGTCGTTCGCGAGGGGGAAGCCGCGAGGCGCCGGCGCCTCGGGACTCGTGGTGGACGCATTCTTGGAGGACTTCTTCGACTTCGCCATGTGCAGGAGCGTAGCGGGCGCAGCGCGCAGCGGGGGTGACGACGGGCGCAGCCCGCCGGAGGGGCCCGCGGGAGGACGGGGCGCGCTTGACCGCGAGGGGTCGGGGGCGGAAGTGTCGGGGGATGACCCCTGAGCCCGTGCACCGTCCCCTCGCCGCCGACGCCCCCGCCGCCTCTCCTCGCACCACGGATGCCGGCACGACCTTCGCGATCACCGGCGCCCATGTGGTGCCGATCGAGGGCGAGCCCTTCGACGGCACGGTCCTGGTGCGCGAGGGGCGCCTCTGCGCGCTCGGCCCGGAGCTCGCCGTCCCGGCAGGGGTCGAGGTCCTCGAGGCCGACGGCGCCTGGCTGCTGCCCGGCTTCGTCGATGCGCACGTGCACCTGGGCGTGGACGAGGAGGGCGAGGGCTGGGCCGGCGACGACACCAACGAGATGACCGACCCGGTGATGGCCGCGGCCCGCGCGATCGACGCCGTCAATCCCCTCGACATCGGCTTCGACGACGCGATCATCGGCGGCGTCACCGCGGTGAACGTGAACCCCGGCTCCGGCAACCCGATCGGCGGGCTCGCCGTCGCGCTGCGCACCCACGGCCGGGTCGTGGACGAGATGGTGCTGCGCAGCCCCTCCGGGCTGAAGGCCGCGCTCGGCGAGAACCCCAAGCGCGTCTACGGGGAGAGGAAGCAGACCCCCTCGACGCGGCTCGGGGTCGCGCTCACGATCCGGAAGGCCTTCGCCGCCGCGCGGGCCTGGTCCGCGAAGCCCGCCGAGGAGCGGGACGCGGATCTGGTCTCCGAGGCGCTGACGGCGGTGCTCGAGCGGGAGATCCCCTGGCGTCAGCACGCCCATCGCGCCGACGACATCGCGACCGCGCTGCGGCTGGCCGAGGAGTTCGGCTATCGGCTGGTCCTCGACCACGGCACCGAGTCCCACCTGATCGCGGACCGCGTGGCCGAGGCCGGTGTGCCGGTGCTCTACGGGCCGCTGATCGTCTCCCGCTCCAAGGTCGAGGTGCGCCACCGCACCCCGGCCGCCCCGGGGCTGCTCGCCGCCGCCGGGGTCGAGGTCTCGATCATCACGGACCATCCGGTGGTGCCGATCGAGTTCCTCGTCCATCAGGCGGCGCTCGCGGTCAAGCACGGGATGGATCCCGCGGACGCGCTGCGCGCCCTCACCCTCCACCCGGCGCGGGTGCTCGGCCTCGAGGACCGCCTCGGCGCGCTCGCCCCCGGCAAGGACGCGGATCTGGTGCTGTGGGAGGGCGATCCGCTCGACGTGCGGAACCGCAGCCTGCGCGTGTGGCAGGGCGGGCGCGAGGTGATGCACCGCGGGGCCGACGGCGAGGCCGTGATCGCCCCGCGCTGATCCGCGCGCGGGGCGTCGGGCGGGCCGGCCGCACCGCGCATGGCAGGCGCGGGACCTTTCGTCCCTTCCCCGGGGCGGCCCGTGCCCCTACGGTGGCGGTGTCGGCGCCGAGCCGGTCCGCGGCGCGGCACCCAGGCCCACAGGTCCGCTCAGGAAGGCATCATGTCCCCCACTCCCGCATGGCCCGATGCACCCGCCTCCGCCCCCTCCGACACCGACCTGACGCGACTCGACGCCTGGTGGCGCGCCGCGAACTACCTCTCGGTCGGTCAGATCTACCTCAAGGACAATCCGCTGCTGCGCAAGCCGCTGCAGCGCGAGCACGTCAAGCCGCGACTGCTGGGCCACTGGGGCACCACCCCCGGCCTCACCTTCCTCTACGCGCACGCGAACCGCGCCGTCGTCCAGCGCGGGCTGCACGCCATGTACATCACCGGCCCCGGGCACGGCGGTCCGGGCCTGGTGGCGTCCACCTACCTCGAGGGCACCTACTCCGAGGTGTACCCCGCGGTGAGCGAGGACGAGGAGGGGATGAGGCGCCTGTTCACCCAGTTCTCGTTCCCCGGCGGGATCCCCTCCCACGTCGCCCCGGAGACGCCAGGCTCGATCCACGAGGGCGGGGAGCTGGGCTACGCCCTCTCCCACGCCTACGGGGCGATGTTCGACAGCCCCGACCAGATCGCGTTCACCGTGGTGGGCGACGGCGAGGCGGAGACCGGACCGCTGGCCACCTCCTGGCACTCCAACAAGTTCGTCAACCCGCAGCAGGACGGCGTGGTGCTGCCGATCCTGCACCTGAACGGGTACAAGATCGCCAACCCCACCGTGCTCGCGCGCATCGGCGACGAGGAGCTCGAGGCGCTGATGCGCGGGTACGGGCACGAGCCGCTGTTCTTCGAGGGCGGGTTCGACGACGAGGACCCGCTGGAGATCCACCGACGCTTCGCGGAGGTGCTCGACACGGCTCTGGACCGCATCGCGGAGATCAAGGCGCAGGCCGCCGAGGACGCCGCGGCCGGCCGGGAGACCGACCGGCCGGCCTGGCCGATGATCGTGCTGCGCACCCCGAAGGGATGGACCGGCCCGAAGGAGATCGACGGTCAGCGCACCGAAGGGTCCTGGCGCTCGCACCAGGTGCCGCTCACGAGCGCCCGCGACACCGACGAGCACCTCGCCGACCTCGATGCGTGGCTGCGCTCCTACCGTCCCGAGGAGCTCTTCGACGAGGAGGGGAAGCTCGCCGAGGAGATCGCCGCCGCCGCGCCGACGGGCTCGCTGCGGATGTCCGCGAACCCCTCGACCAACGGCGGCGCCGTGCTCACGCCGCTGCGCCTGCCGGACTTCCGGGAGCACGCCGTCGACGTGCCCGTCCCGGGCGGCTCGGTCTCCGAGGCGACGAAGGTGCTGGGCACCTGGCTGCGGGAGGTGGTGCGCGAGAACCCCGAGACCTTCCGGATCTTCGGCCCCGACGAGACGGCCTCGAACCGGCTCCAGGCGGTCTACGAGGTCACCGACAAGCAGTGGAACGCGGAGCTCGAGGAGCACGACCGCGCCGAGCACCTCGCCCGGGCGGGCCGCGTCATGGAGGTGCTCTCCGAGCACCAGTGCCAGGGCTGGCTGGAGGGCTACCTCCTCACCGGCCGGCACGGGATGTTCTCCTCCTACGAGGCGTTCATCCACATCGTCGACTCGATGGTCAACCAGCACGCGAAGTGGCTGAAGGTCACCAACGAGATCGAGTGGCGCCGTCCCCTGGCCTCGCTGAACTACCTGCTGAGCTCGCACGTGTGGCGCCAGGACCACAACGGCTTCTCCCATCAGGACCCGGGCTTCATCGACCACATGGTCAACAAGAAGGCCGAGATCGTGCGGGTCTACCTGCCGCCGGACGCGAACACGCTGCTGTCCGTCTACGACCACTGCCTGCGCTCGAGGCAGTACGTGAACGTCGTCGTCGCCGGCAAGCAGCCCAACCCGAACTGGCTGAGCATGGACGAGGCGATCCTCCACTGCACCCGGGGCCTGGGCATCTGGGAGTGGGCCGGGACCGAGCGGTCCGGCGAGGAGCCGGAGGTGGTCCTCGCCGCCGCCGGCGACATCCCCACCATCGAGGTCCTCGCCGCGGCGAAGATCCTCCGCGAGGAGATCCCGGATCTGCGGGTGCGGGTGGTGAACGTGGTGGACCTGATGCGCCTGCAGGACGACACCGAGCACCCGCACGGTCTCTCGCAGCGCGCCTTCGAGGGGTACTTCGGCACGGAGGCGCCCGTGGTCTTCGCCTACCACGGCTACCCGTGGCTGATCCATCGCCTGGCGTACCGCCACGACCGGCTCGGTCGCCTGCACGTGCGCGGCTACAAGGAGGAGGGGACCACCACGACCCCCTTCGACATGCTCATGCTCAACGACACCGATCGCTACCACCTGGTGATGGACGTGATCGACCGGGTCGACGGGCTGGGCACCCGCTACGCGGGGCTGCGTCAGCGGATGGTGGACACCCGCCTGCGCTGCCGGGCCCATGCCTACGAGCACGGGGAGGACGCCCCGGAGATCACCCAGTGGCGGTGGAGCGACGAGGTGGACGCGGACCTCGGCGCGGCGGCGGCCGACACCGGCGGCGACAACGGATGAGCTGCGCGTGGCTCGGGCACGTCGCGCGGTACAGGAGGGACACGTGGAGAGCACCCCGGAGGGCAGCGCGCCCGTGCGACGGATCGTCCGTGTGCACGGCCGGGTGCAGGGCGTCGGCTACCGGATGGACGCCGCCGCGGCGGCCTCGCGCTGCGGCGTGGCCGGGACCGTGAGGAACCTGCTCGACGGCTCGGTGGAGGCCGATGTGGAAGGGCCTCCGGAGGCCGTCGAGGCGATGATCGCGCACCTGCGCCGCGGGCCGAGCACCGCCCGGGTGGACGGCGTGGACGTGCGCCGAGACGCGCCCCGCGGCGCCACCGGGTTCCGCATCGCCGGCTGAGCCGTCCGCGCGCGCGCACGACCCCGGCAGCGAGGAGCTGCCGGGGTCGTGGGGTCGTGCCGCACGGCGCGGCGGGCCGGGCCGTGCGTCAGGAGGCGGCGTCGAGGGCGGCGCCGATCTCCTGCTCGCCGTCGTTGTAAGGGAGGAATCGGCCGACGGTCGCGGGCCGCTCGAGGGCCGCGACGATCGTGCGCGCCACGTTGCCCCGGGAGACGCTCCCGCCCTCCGCGGCGGCGGTGTCGATCCGACCGGACGGCTCCTCGAGGGTGAGCCGGGAGGGTGCGAGGATGGTCCAGCGGAGGTCGGTGCCCCGCAGGTGCTCGTCGGCGCGGGCCTTCGACTCGGCGTAGGCGAAGAAGGGGTTGTCCTCGCTCACGCCGTGCTCCAGCGAGGCCCCGAAGTAGCTCACCATCACGTAGCGCTCGGCGCCCACCCGCTGGGCGGCGTCCATCGACGCGATCGCCGCGTCCCGGTCCACGGCCACCGTGCGCTCCGGGTTCCCGCCGCCGGCCCCCGCAGACCACACCACGGCGTCCCTCCCGCGCAGCAGCTCGTCCCAGCCCCCGGCGTCCAGGCTCTCGATGTCGCTGAGCACCGCCTGGGCGCCGGTCGCCTCGACCTCCGCGGCGTGCTCCGGGTTGCGGATCACGGAGTGCACCGTGTGTCCCGCCTCCACGAGCAGCGGCGCCGCGAGCAGTGCGACCTTGCCATGTCCTCCGATGAGTGCGATATCCATGGCCCCACCCTGTCACCGTGCGCGCCCCAGGTCGAGGGCCGGCCGGCGATGTTCGCGCTCGGTGGAGCCGGGGCCCGCTCGGCCGTTCCCCGGAGCCCCGCTATCCTGGGCGCGGCCGCCGCCCCAGCGGCTCACGCCGCACGAAGGGACCCAGCATGGCCGGTGGACTCGCCGCACTCCTCGATGACGTCGCCGCGATCGCGCGCCTGGCCGCCGCCAGCGCGGACGACGTGGCCGCCGCCTCCGCCAAGGCCGGCTCGAAGGCCGTGGGCGTGGTGATCGACGACGCCGCGGTGACGCCGCAGTACATCCAGGGCATCAAGCCTCAGCGGGAGCTGCCGATCATCTGGCGGATCACCAAGGGTTCGCTGCGCAACAAGTTCGTGATCATCCTGCCCGCGCTGCTGCTGCTGAGCGTGGTCGCACCCTGGCTGCTCACCCC encodes the following:
- a CDS encoding alpha/beta fold hydrolase, which codes for MPVIPSPVDGVDLRYDVSGDGPPLVLLHGSVLSRAIWRGLGYLAPLAAEQTVLRLDLRGHGLSGTPHDPAAYTQEVFVEDLLAVLDAEGIGRAALLGYSLGARIALSTALAHPDRVSRLVSLGGSASAQRGAVDAVFFPGVIEAVRDGGMEAFCAGQGLSPGVDGRRARATRTAFLAADPLAIAALLAATDATDAVPDHALADCSVPALWMAGSEDHPRHEESRRAAALMPDAEFVSLPGRDHGGTLATADEVLAHVLPFLR
- a CDS encoding sulfite exporter TauE/SafE family protein, yielding MEPLSLLVLLALGTLAGAINAAVGSGSLLTLPVLLALGIPPGTAVRTNTIGILFSTLGSTYGYRREIARERGNLGPLVLVTAVCATAGALLLLASPVAALDVVVPILIVVALAMVLFQKRLTAALRARSERRAARRRGSGASAPERSPYRSPALVAAMGGASVYGGYFTAAQGVLYLGVLGTFTGRAMGSVNSIKNLLSLVVNLAAALVYLVAHLVLGVEVVWLATAAIAVGALLGGYFGAHLAKRMPEWLLRGIIVAVALIALVRQVL
- a CDS encoding DUF488 domain-containing protein, producing the protein MTAPPLTIRLERVHDVLDEHGPAPGERRVLVDRLWPRGVKKERLAHDEWDKDVTPSTALRTAFHHGELDFEEFAARYRQELETGDAAGELLERTRQAGASTLVLLYAAKDTAHNHAQVLRDVLEEHGR
- the tpx gene encoding thiol peroxidase; the protein is MASITFKNAPVTTVGELPATGTALPAFELVGQDLGAVTSADLAGKRVVLNIFPSLDTGTCAMSVRKFNELAAGLENTVVVCVSKDLPFAQARFCGAEGIENVVTGSAFRSSFGEDFGVTMADGPLAGLLSRAVVITDADGSVVYTEQVAEVSEEPDYEAARAVLA
- a CDS encoding PPK2 family polyphosphate kinase, producing the protein MAKSKKSSKNASTTSPEAPAPRGFPLANDWKGDVRDFDPRATPGFSGKKAEGREFLLARDAELDELQERLYAAHHGAADGRSVLLIVQGMDTSGKGGIMRHVVGSVDPQGVEITAFKAPTAEEKEHDFLWRIRPHAPAPGTIGVFDRSQYEDVLIHRVHGWADAKEIRARYTAINAFERELAAAGTTVVKVMLHVSHEEQGERLMERLERPDKHWKYNPGDVDEREHWDDYMDAYTRALRATSTVGAPWHVVPADRKWYARIAVQQLLIDALREIDPQWPAADFDIDEQVGRLRATME
- a CDS encoding amidohydrolase; this encodes MTPEPVHRPLAADAPAASPRTTDAGTTFAITGAHVVPIEGEPFDGTVLVREGRLCALGPELAVPAGVEVLEADGAWLLPGFVDAHVHLGVDEEGEGWAGDDTNEMTDPVMAAARAIDAVNPLDIGFDDAIIGGVTAVNVNPGSGNPIGGLAVALRTHGRVVDEMVLRSPSGLKAALGENPKRVYGERKQTPSTRLGVALTIRKAFAAARAWSAKPAEERDADLVSEALTAVLEREIPWRQHAHRADDIATALRLAEEFGYRLVLDHGTESHLIADRVAEAGVPVLYGPLIVSRSKVEVRHRTPAAPGLLAAAGVEVSIITDHPVVPIEFLVHQAALAVKHGMDPADALRALTLHPARVLGLEDRLGALAPGKDADLVLWEGDPLDVRNRSLRVWQGGREVMHRGADGEAVIAPR
- a CDS encoding phosphoketolase family protein, with protein sequence MSPTPAWPDAPASAPSDTDLTRLDAWWRAANYLSVGQIYLKDNPLLRKPLQREHVKPRLLGHWGTTPGLTFLYAHANRAVVQRGLHAMYITGPGHGGPGLVASTYLEGTYSEVYPAVSEDEEGMRRLFTQFSFPGGIPSHVAPETPGSIHEGGELGYALSHAYGAMFDSPDQIAFTVVGDGEAETGPLATSWHSNKFVNPQQDGVVLPILHLNGYKIANPTVLARIGDEELEALMRGYGHEPLFFEGGFDDEDPLEIHRRFAEVLDTALDRIAEIKAQAAEDAAAGRETDRPAWPMIVLRTPKGWTGPKEIDGQRTEGSWRSHQVPLTSARDTDEHLADLDAWLRSYRPEELFDEEGKLAEEIAAAAPTGSLRMSANPSTNGGAVLTPLRLPDFREHAVDVPVPGGSVSEATKVLGTWLREVVRENPETFRIFGPDETASNRLQAVYEVTDKQWNAELEEHDRAEHLARAGRVMEVLSEHQCQGWLEGYLLTGRHGMFSSYEAFIHIVDSMVNQHAKWLKVTNEIEWRRPLASLNYLLSSHVWRQDHNGFSHQDPGFIDHMVNKKAEIVRVYLPPDANTLLSVYDHCLRSRQYVNVVVAGKQPNPNWLSMDEAILHCTRGLGIWEWAGTERSGEEPEVVLAAAGDIPTIEVLAAAKILREEIPDLRVRVVNVVDLMRLQDDTEHPHGLSQRAFEGYFGTEAPVVFAYHGYPWLIHRLAYRHDRLGRLHVRGYKEEGTTTTPFDMLMLNDTDRYHLVMDVIDRVDGLGTRYAGLRQRMVDTRLRCRAHAYEHGEDAPEITQWRWSDEVDADLGAAAADTGGDNG
- a CDS encoding acylphosphatase, with amino-acid sequence MESTPEGSAPVRRIVRVHGRVQGVGYRMDAAAAASRCGVAGTVRNLLDGSVEADVEGPPEAVEAMIAHLRRGPSTARVDGVDVRRDAPRGATGFRIAG
- a CDS encoding SDR family oxidoreductase, giving the protein MDIALIGGHGKVALLAAPLLVEAGHTVHSVIRNPEHAAEVEATGAQAVLSDIESLDAGGWDELLRGRDAVVWSAGAGGGNPERTVAVDRDAAIASMDAAQRVGAERYVMVSYFGASLEHGVSEDNPFFAYAESKARADEHLRGTDLRWTILAPSRLTLEEPSGRIDTAAAEGGSVSRGNVARTIVAALERPATVGRFLPYNDGEQEIGAALDAAS